In Flavobacteriaceae bacterium, the following proteins share a genomic window:
- a CDS encoding DUF1801 domain-containing protein, which translates to MAKNKTTETEINVIDFIESYVDNEQKKVDSFKLIELMSEWSGFEPKMWGPTIIGFGSYHYKYASGHEGDAPLLGFSPRKAQFSLYVYSQTDKSKRLLKDLGKFKMGKACIYFKKLSDINIAVVEKLSSETIKYLNEHHECACRN; encoded by the coding sequence ATGGCAAAAAATAAGACAACTGAAACCGAAATAAACGTAATTGATTTTATAGAGTCATATGTTGATAATGAACAAAAGAAAGTTGATAGTTTTAAATTAATAGAATTAATGAGTGAATGGTCAGGCTTTGAACCTAAAATGTGGGGGCCAACAATTATTGGTTTTGGGAGCTATCACTACAAATATGCTAGTGGGCATGAAGGAGATGCTCCATTACTAGGCTTTTCTCCTCGAAAAGCACAATTTTCACTTTATGTCTATTCTCAAACTGATAAAAGTAAACGTTTATTGAAAGATTTAGGTAAGTTTAAAATGGGAAAAGCGTGCATTTATTTTAAGAAACTTTCTGATATCAATATTGCTGTTGTGGAAAAATTATCCTCGGAAACAATTAAATATCTCAATGAGCATCATGAATGCGCTTGTAGAAATTAG
- a CDS encoding YebC/PmpR family DNA-binding transcriptional regulator: MGRAFEFRKARKMKRWSAMSKAFTRIGKDIVMAVKEGGPDPASNSKLRAVIQNAKAVNMPKDNVERAIKKASEKGQGDYKEVLFEGYAPHGIAILVETATDNNTRTVANVRSYFNKSDGNLGTSGSVVFMFDHTCNFRINAEGLDPEEIELEFIDFGAEEVFADDDGILIYAPFESFGSIQAELEHRDIEILSSGFERIPQVTKQLTPEQVADVEKLLEKIEEDDDVQNVYHTMEETSEE; encoded by the coding sequence ATGGGAAGAGCTTTTGAGTTTCGTAAAGCACGTAAAATGAAACGTTGGTCTGCTATGAGCAAAGCCTTTACACGTATTGGTAAAGATATTGTAATGGCAGTAAAAGAAGGAGGCCCAGATCCTGCAAGTAATTCTAAACTTAGAGCCGTTATACAAAATGCTAAGGCCGTAAATATGCCAAAGGATAATGTAGAACGAGCTATTAAAAAAGCAAGCGAAAAAGGGCAAGGCGATTATAAAGAAGTACTTTTTGAAGGATATGCACCTCATGGTATTGCAATTTTAGTAGAGACCGCTACAGATAATAATACACGTACCGTAGCAAATGTTCGGAGTTACTTTAACAAAAGTGATGGTAATTTAGGGACTTCAGGTTCTGTAGTATTTATGTTTGATCATACTTGTAATTTTAGAATAAATGCTGAAGGCCTAGATCCTGAAGAGATTGAACTTGAGTTTATAGATTTTGGAGCCGAAGAGGTATTTGCAGACGATGATGGTATTTTAATTTATGCACCTTTTGAGAGTTTTGGATCTATTCAAGCTGAGTTAGAACATCGAGATATCGAAATACTATCTTCTGGATTTGAACGTATTCCTCAAGTCACAAAACAATTAACACCAGAACAGGTTGCGGATGTCGAAAAACTCTTAGAAAAAATAGAAGAAGATGACGATGTACAAAATGTATATCATACGATGGAAGAAACTTCAGAAGAGTAA
- a CDS encoding membrane or secreted protein gives MRKLFFLLIFIISFGAKAQSLIGAWEAYTTSKNGESIRNVIIFSEGYQVATWYHAKTGKFIMSNGGKWKMSENTITEKVEFDTNNSERVGSEVSFKIYIDDTTLGIVGDTLKWNRIDEGNPGKLQGAWLMSGRIRDGKTQLRDVNRPRKTMKIMSGTRFQWIAYNTETKQFMGTGGGTYSTVDGEYTENIEFFSRDNSKTGLSLKFNYSLIDGKWHHSGFSSKGDRIHEIWSLRE, from the coding sequence ATGAGGAAATTATTTTTTTTATTAATCTTTATTATATCATTTGGAGCAAAAGCGCAAAGTCTAATTGGAGCTTGGGAAGCATATACAACTTCTAAAAATGGAGAGTCTATAAGAAATGTTATTATTTTTTCAGAAGGATATCAAGTAGCAACTTGGTATCATGCAAAAACAGGGAAGTTTATAATGTCTAATGGAGGAAAATGGAAAATGAGTGAGAATACTATAACAGAAAAAGTAGAATTTGACACAAATAATTCTGAACGTGTTGGTTCTGAAGTTAGTTTTAAAATTTATATAGATGATACAACATTAGGAATTGTTGGAGATACGTTAAAATGGAATAGAATAGATGAGGGTAATCCTGGAAAATTACAAGGAGCTTGGTTAATGTCTGGTAGAATAAGAGATGGTAAAACACAATTAAGAGATGTAAATAGACCAAGGAAAACTATGAAAATTATGTCTGGTACTCGTTTTCAATGGATAGCTTATAATACCGAAACAAAACAGTTTATGGGAACTGGTGGTGGTACCTACTCAACTGTAGATGGAGAATATACCGAAAATATTGAATTTTTTTCAAGGGATAATTCTAAAACCGGGTTAAGTTTAAAATTTAATTATAGCTTAATTGATGGTAAATGGCATCACTCAGGATTTTCCAGTAAGGGAGATCGAATTCATGAAATATGGAGTTTAAGAGAATAA
- a CDS encoding SDR family oxidoreductase has translation MKILLTGATGYIGRRLLPILVKEGHKVVCCVRDSDRFSVHNSLRNRVTVIENDLLNSESLNNIPNDIDGAYYLVHSMSTSSDYQILEQESAINFRNALNNTNVKHIIYLSGIVNESELSNHLTSRKTVEFELNKGNYNCTTLRAGIIVGSGSASFEILRDLVEKLPVMITPKWLKTRCQPIAIADVISLLSKCLFNPKTFNQNFDIGGPDILSYKEMLLQFGKARGLNRKIYTVPVMTPRLSSYWLYFVTATSYKLAVALVNSMKVEVICRNNEINKILELTPISYREAINNAFKKIKSNEIVSSWKDAYTSSNNNSNISNHIQVPTFGCFKDQRVKQFKSKEAFINKLWKIGGESGWYYCNWLWKVRGFIDKMVGGVGLRRGRTNLNELKVGDALDFWRVLYANKNEGRLLLYAEMKLPGEAWLEFNTVNNILTQTATFRPLGISGRLYWYSVLPLHNIIFKGMIKKLTQSND, from the coding sequence ATGAAAATTCTACTCACTGGAGCAACAGGATATATTGGAAGAAGGCTTTTACCTATTTTGGTTAAAGAAGGTCACAAGGTAGTTTGTTGTGTACGAGATTCAGATCGATTTAGTGTTCACAATTCTTTAAGGAATAGAGTTACTGTTATTGAAAATGATCTTTTAAACAGTGAATCTTTAAATAATATTCCAAATGATATTGATGGAGCATATTACTTAGTACACTCTATGTCTACATCCTCAGATTATCAAATTCTTGAGCAAGAATCTGCCATTAATTTTCGAAATGCATTAAACAATACCAATGTTAAACACATTATTTATTTAAGTGGAATTGTAAATGAATCTGAATTATCCAATCATCTCACATCACGAAAAACTGTTGAATTCGAACTTAACAAAGGAAATTACAACTGTACTACGCTAAGAGCAGGAATTATAGTTGGATCTGGTAGTGCTTCATTTGAAATTTTAAGGGATTTGGTTGAAAAGCTTCCCGTAATGATTACACCTAAATGGCTTAAAACAAGATGCCAACCTATAGCAATTGCAGATGTCATTTCATTGTTATCTAAATGTCTCTTTAATCCAAAAACATTTAATCAAAATTTTGATATTGGTGGTCCAGATATACTCTCGTATAAGGAAATGCTTTTACAATTTGGTAAAGCAAGAGGTTTAAATAGAAAAATTTATACTGTTCCAGTAATGACTCCTCGCCTATCTTCCTATTGGCTTTATTTTGTAACAGCAACTTCTTATAAGTTAGCGGTAGCACTTGTTAATAGTATGAAAGTCGAAGTTATATGCAGAAACAATGAAATCAATAAAATTTTAGAATTAACTCCAATTAGTTATCGGGAAGCTATTAATAATGCGTTTAAAAAAATAAAATCAAATGAAATCGTTTCCAGTTGGAAAGATGCTTATACCAGTAGTAATAATAACAGTAATATATCTAACCATATTCAAGTACCAACTTTTGGTTGTTTTAAAGATCAGAGAGTAAAACAATTTAAAAGTAAAGAAGCTTTCATAAACAAGCTATGGAAAATTGGTGGGGAATCAGGTTGGTATTATTGTAATTGGCTTTGGAAAGTAAGAGGGTTTATAGATAAAATGGTGGGAGGAGTTGGTCTCAGAAGAGGGCGTACTAACCTTAATGAACTAAAAGTAGGTGATGCATTAGATTTTTGGCGAGTATTATATGCTAATAAAAATGAGGGGCGGTTATTGTTATATGCAGAAATGAAACTCCCTGGTGAAGCATGGCTTGAATTTAATACTGTAAATAATATACTAACTCAAACAGCAACCTTTAGACCATTAGGAATTTCTGGAAGGCTTTATTGGTACTCTGTATTGCCCTTGCATAACATTATTTTTAAAGGAATGATTAAAAAATTAACACAGTCAAATGATTAA
- a CDS encoding DUF5117 domain-containing protein, which translates to MKVNILKITKFYALTVLLCFFLIPQNTEAQRKKRKKKTEAVTTVTKKPEKPKEKSITDLVKKSKKIDGLFTIYQDTVTGSIQMIISEDHIGKEYIHFNQVADGLTDIGRFKGAYGGSKVFTIKKYFNKIEFVTQNTSFYFDPDNAISKSKASNTSEGIMASLKIEAHDKDKGLYLIKADDIFLKETLAQIKPPRFPGTPPFAFTLGNLDKAKTKINAIKNYPENTDLAIEYVYSKTSVLNGGSNAVTDGRNVSLKVHHSLIAMPENDYEIRIDDPRVGFFTTQVNDQTSTGSIPYRDLVHRWNLKKKNPNAAISEPVKPIVWWMENTTPVEWRETIKKGVLEWNKAFEKAGFKNAMVVKMQPDDAEWDAGDIRYNVLRWTSSPNPPFGGYGPSFVNPRTGEILGADIMLEYVHFTNRVFADKLYDLATLEAEFKPSQFTKEDPLFCSVGDVMHQNMMFGNDVLVASDASDLEMERQKKEGMIALIMHEIGHTLGLFHNMKASQLFSPAELADADYIKGKALTASVMDYAGINLTKDRSKQGQYYDTSVGPYDVWAIQFGYTPFKSESEKNYILNQSTKLEHIFGNDADDMRAPGKAIDPRVMIGDLSNDQIGYSIDRFELINTMMKDVKDKFVKDGQSYQELRRAYYTLSNQRAVAGGVISRFIGGVYVDRAMAGQEGETQPYTPVSLSDQKRAMNALKKYVFAPNAFNSPKELYNYLALQRRGGNFRTGPEDPKIHSQVLTYQRNVLAHILHPNTLQRITDSELYGNEYSLATFMNDLNNAIFKADIAGNVNSFRQNLQIQYTNMLIAMLTGNQNTRYTNNAKSMALYNLKNIRGMAAPSGNVSSRAHKQHLRTRIDNALKEIK; encoded by the coding sequence ATGAAAGTTAATATCTTAAAAATTACCAAATTTTATGCTTTGACAGTATTGTTATGCTTTTTTTTAATTCCACAAAATACTGAAGCTCAACGCAAAAAAAGAAAGAAAAAAACAGAAGCAGTCACCACTGTTACAAAAAAACCTGAAAAACCAAAAGAAAAATCTATTACAGATCTAGTAAAAAAAAGCAAAAAAATAGACGGGCTTTTCACAATTTACCAAGATACAGTTACTGGATCTATACAAATGATAATTTCTGAAGATCATATTGGTAAAGAATATATTCATTTTAATCAAGTTGCAGATGGATTAACAGATATAGGTCGATTTAAAGGAGCTTATGGAGGGTCTAAAGTATTTACCATTAAAAAATATTTCAACAAAATAGAGTTTGTAACTCAAAATACATCTTTTTACTTTGATCCAGATAATGCCATATCCAAATCTAAAGCATCAAACACAAGTGAAGGTATTATGGCTTCTTTAAAAATTGAAGCTCATGATAAAGACAAAGGTTTATATTTAATTAAAGCTGATGATATATTTTTAAAAGAGACATTAGCACAAATTAAGCCTCCACGCTTCCCTGGAACTCCTCCATTTGCTTTTACTTTAGGGAATTTAGATAAAGCAAAAACTAAGATTAATGCTATAAAAAATTATCCTGAAAACACAGATTTAGCTATTGAATATGTATATTCTAAAACATCTGTTTTAAACGGAGGATCTAATGCTGTAACTGATGGTAGAAATGTGAGTTTAAAAGTGCATCATAGCTTAATTGCAATGCCTGAAAACGATTATGAAATACGTATAGATGATCCTAGAGTTGGTTTTTTTACAACTCAAGTTAATGACCAAACTTCTACTGGGTCAATCCCTTATCGCGATTTAGTACATCGCTGGAATTTAAAAAAGAAAAATCCTAATGCTGCAATTTCTGAGCCGGTAAAACCAATTGTTTGGTGGATGGAAAATACAACTCCTGTTGAATGGAGGGAAACTATAAAAAAAGGAGTTTTAGAATGGAACAAAGCTTTTGAAAAAGCTGGATTTAAAAATGCAATGGTCGTAAAAATGCAACCGGATGATGCAGAATGGGATGCTGGAGATATTCGCTATAATGTATTACGTTGGACTTCTTCACCTAATCCTCCTTTTGGGGGCTATGGCCCAAGTTTTGTAAACCCAAGAACTGGTGAAATTTTAGGTGCAGACATTATGTTAGAATATGTACATTTTACGAATAGAGTCTTTGCTGATAAATTATATGATTTAGCAACATTAGAAGCCGAGTTTAAGCCTTCACAATTTACAAAAGAAGATCCTTTATTCTGCTCTGTTGGTGATGTTATGCACCAAAATATGATGTTTGGAAATGATGTTTTAGTAGCTTCAGATGCTTCAGATCTTGAAATGGAACGTCAAAAAAAAGAAGGTATGATTGCATTAATCATGCACGAAATTGGGCATACTCTAGGCCTATTTCATAACATGAAAGCAAGTCAGTTATTTTCTCCTGCAGAATTAGCAGATGCTGATTATATAAAAGGGAAAGCGCTTACGGCTTCTGTAATGGATTATGCAGGTATTAATTTAACTAAGGACAGATCTAAACAAGGGCAGTATTATGATACTTCAGTTGGTCCTTATGATGTTTGGGCTATTCAATTTGGTTACACACCTTTTAAATCTGAATCTGAAAAAAATTATATTTTAAATCAGTCTACTAAACTTGAGCATATATTTGGTAATGACGCAGACGATATGCGTGCTCCTGGTAAAGCAATTGATCCAAGAGTTATGATTGGAGATTTATCTAACGATCAAATTGGGTATTCAATAGATCGTTTTGAATTGATAAATACAATGATGAAAGATGTAAAAGATAAGTTTGTAAAAGATGGTCAATCTTATCAAGAATTAAGAAGAGCTTATTATACTTTAAGTAATCAAAGAGCTGTAGCTGGTGGTGTAATCTCTCGATTTATTGGAGGTGTATATGTAGATCGTGCTATGGCTGGGCAAGAAGGAGAAACACAACCTTATACTCCTGTAAGTTTATCTGATCAAAAACGTGCAATGAATGCTTTAAAAAAATACGTCTTTGCTCCTAACGCTTTTAACTCTCCTAAAGAATTATATAATTATTTAGCATTACAACGCCGTGGAGGTAATTTTAGAACTGGCCCTGAAGATCCAAAAATTCATTCCCAAGTCCTTACATATCAAAGAAATGTATTAGCTCATATTTTACATCCAAATACTTTACAGAGAATTACAGATTCTGAACTTTATGGAAATGAATATTCATTAGCAACTTTTATGAATGATTTAAATAATGCTATTTTTAAAGCAGATATAGCTGGAAATGTAAATTCGTTTAGACAAAATTTACAAATTCAGTACACTAATATGCTTATTGCAATGCTAACTGGCAATCAAAATACGAGATATACCAACAATGCAAAATCTATGGCATTATATAATTTAAAGAATATTAGAGGAATGGCAGCTCCATCAGGAAATGTTTCTTCTAGAGCTCATAAACAACACTTAAGAACTCGTATTGATAATGCTTTAAAAGAAATTAAATAA
- a CDS encoding tryptophan-rich sensory protein — MIKRIILFLIINFLSLALSSIFTTVGVASDWYQELNKAPWTPPGWVFGAAWTTIMVCFSIYLAYLFNSNNIKKKSLLFSIQWVLNIGWSPLFFYLHTVAVAMICISALTILIIYLFFNYWKELKVKTFFLTPYFIWLIIATSLNAYILFYN, encoded by the coding sequence ATGATTAAGCGCATTATTTTATTTCTCATTATTAATTTTCTGAGCTTAGCTCTAAGTAGCATATTTACTACCGTTGGTGTAGCATCAGATTGGTATCAAGAGTTAAATAAAGCTCCATGGACTCCACCAGGTTGGGTATTTGGAGCTGCTTGGACCACTATAATGGTTTGTTTTTCGATATACTTAGCTTATCTATTTAATTCAAACAATATAAAAAAGAAAAGCTTGCTCTTTAGTATCCAATGGGTTCTTAATATTGGGTGGAGTCCCCTATTCTTTTATTTGCATACCGTTGCAGTGGCTATGATCTGTATTTCAGCTCTTACAATTCTTATTATTTATTTATTTTTCAATTATTGGAAAGAGCTCAAGGTTAAAACATTTTTTTTAACCCCTTATTTTATTTGGCTTATTATAGCAACATCTTTAAACGCTTACATTTTGTTTTATAATTAG
- a CDS encoding acyltransferase translates to MYKLAKFIYFKLLGWKVVGNTSMSINTVKKAVIIAAPHTSWHDFYIGVLLRKTIGLKSNFIAKKELFVGPVAWYLKAIGGAPIDRSTNENTVNSIVKLFNDRKEFRMTIAPEGTRKKVTEWKTGFYYIAKKANVPIIMFTLDFGKKENKISEPFYPTDDKEADFKFMKAFYKDAIGKIPKYT, encoded by the coding sequence ATATTTTAAATTACTAGGCTGGAAAGTTGTTGGTAATACTAGTATGTCTATAAATACTGTTAAAAAAGCAGTTATTATAGCTGCACCACATACAAGTTGGCACGACTTTTATATTGGTGTGCTTTTAAGAAAAACAATTGGATTAAAATCAAATTTTATAGCAAAAAAAGAATTATTTGTTGGCCCAGTTGCGTGGTATTTAAAAGCAATTGGCGGTGCTCCTATAGATAGAAGTACTAACGAAAATACAGTAAACTCTATTGTTAAACTTTTTAATGATCGAAAAGAATTTAGAATGACCATAGCTCCGGAAGGTACTCGTAAAAAAGTTACTGAATGGAAAACAGGCTTTTATTACATTGCTAAAAAAGCTAATGTACCTATTATAATGTTTACCTTAGATTTTGGTAAAAAGGAAAATAAAATATCAGAACCTTTTTATCCTACAGATGATAAAGAAGCCGATTTTAAGTTTATGAAAGCATTTTATAAAGATGCTATAGGTAAAATTCCTAAATATACTTAA
- a CDS encoding alkylhydroperoxidase, protein MSWIKVIPFEKAEGKLKSIYKRIKGPNNQIDNVLSIHSLRPHTLTGHMSIYKNTLHHSDNTFPNWFLELLGTYTSYLNNCDYCYIHHFTGMKRFLNNDEKSTLIKLHIENDTLENVLTPKELALANYAKQLTLKADSITEAFINNLRNLKVNDGEILEVNQVVAYFNYANRTVLGLGVNTDNEILGLSPSNKDDENAWDHN, encoded by the coding sequence ATGAGCTGGATTAAAGTGATTCCTTTTGAAAAAGCTGAAGGAAAGTTAAAATCTATTTATAAAAGAATTAAAGGTCCAAATAACCAGATAGATAATGTATTAAGTATTCATAGCTTAAGGCCTCATACACTAACTGGACATATGAGTATTTATAAAAACACACTTCATCATAGCGATAATACTTTTCCTAATTGGTTTTTAGAATTATTGGGGACATATACTAGTTATTTAAATAATTGTGATTATTGCTATATACATCATTTTACAGGAATGAAGCGCTTTTTAAATAATGATGAGAAATCTACTCTTATTAAATTACATATCGAGAATGATACTTTAGAAAATGTTTTAACTCCTAAAGAATTAGCTTTAGCTAATTATGCTAAACAATTAACCCTTAAAGCTGATAGCATTACTGAAGCTTTCATTAACAATTTGAGAAATCTTAAGGTTAATGATGGAGAAATTCTAGAGGTTAATCAAGTAGTAGCTTATTTTAATTATGCAAATCGTACTGTTTTAGGGTTAGGTGTAAATACAGATAACGAAATTTTAGGGTTATCTCCTAGTAATAAAGATGATGAGAATGCCTGGGATCATAATTAA
- a CDS encoding 4a-hydroxytetrahydrobiopterin dehydratase, translating into MKKLSEADIEKRMLRFPDWEYYDNAIHAEFEFENFKDCFSAMSRIAFDCEALNHHPDWSNVYNILTISLSTHDAGGVTENDFTLAKAIENIVEPEE; encoded by the coding sequence ATGAAAAAACTTAGCGAAGCAGATATCGAAAAACGCATGTTACGTTTCCCAGATTGGGAATATTATGACAATGCGATTCACGCAGAATTTGAATTCGAAAATTTTAAAGATTGTTTTAGTGCAATGAGTCGAATAGCTTTTGATTGTGAAGCGCTTAACCATCACCCTGATTGGTCTAATGTATATAATATACTCACCATATCATTATCCACACATGATGCTGGAGGGGTTACCGAAAACGATTTTACACTTGCAAAAGCAATTGAAAACATTGTAGAACCAGAAGAATAA
- a CDS encoding NAD-dependent epimerase/dehydratase family protein has protein sequence MAKIKSKHTVLILGASGFIGGAIYGELCSYFKTYGTYSRDNKALEKNRHFLQYNIEEDDIFEILDIIKPTVIISAIRGDFSAQITAHKHLYEYVFENKTKLIFLSSANVFDAYSKYPSYETDTTLSNSIYGHFKIKIENLLLRLPKKQIAILRIPMVFGNQSPRIEELKTQLHEKTPIEIFPNLIINVTTDTKLTQQVHYIVNQNKCGIFHLGSKDLVHHDDFIKDIIKVLGIYNPIFKLVYTTNDDRYLAVLPKKNCLPKHLQLYSPDILTELKI, from the coding sequence ATGGCTAAAATAAAAAGTAAACATACCGTATTAATTTTAGGAGCTAGTGGTTTTATTGGAGGAGCCATATATGGCGAACTCTGCTCTTATTTTAAAACTTATGGTACTTATTCTAGAGATAATAAAGCTTTGGAAAAAAATCGTCATTTTCTTCAATATAATATTGAGGAAGACGATATTTTCGAAATTTTAGATATTATAAAACCAACAGTTATTATTTCTGCAATACGAGGTGATTTTTCAGCACAAATTACTGCCCATAAGCATTTATATGAGTATGTATTTGAAAACAAAACGAAATTGATTTTTTTATCATCTGCCAATGTATTTGATGCTTATAGTAAATATCCAAGTTACGAAACAGATACAACACTAAGTAATAGCATTTATGGGCATTTTAAAATTAAAATAGAAAATTTACTATTGCGTTTACCTAAAAAGCAAATTGCTATTTTACGTATTCCAATGGTATTTGGCAATCAATCTCCTAGAATTGAAGAGCTTAAAACTCAACTTCACGAAAAAACACCTATAGAAATTTTCCCTAATTTAATTATAAATGTAACTACAGATACTAAACTTACACAGCAAGTACATTATATAGTTAATCAAAATAAGTGCGGCATATTTCATTTAGGGAGTAAAGACCTTGTTCATCACGACGATTTTATAAAAGATATTATAAAAGTTTTGGGCATCTATAATCCAATTTTTAAATTGGTGTATACTACAAATGACGATCGTTATTTAGCAGTATTACCTAAAAAAAATTGTTTACCTAAACATTTACAACTTTATAGTCCAGATATTCTAACCGAGTTAAAAATTTAA
- a CDS encoding deoxyribodipyrimidine photo-lyase, whose translation MKVNLFWFRRDLRLEDNTALNAAMNATNNILPLFIFDEEILHELPENDARVNFIYNTLYNLNQHLLKNNSSLLILKGKPEEVWEKLIKNYTIENVFINKDYEPYAIKRDLKIKGLLSKNGCQLISFKDQVIHEESEVKKADGKPYTIFTPYKNKWLKVYTSKKVETLVHFNKFYKEKHLFPKLEDLGFKSSKIVVKPYTLKAINNYTETRNFPYLDSNSYLSPHLRFGTVSIRQIIAELKGNYEVFLNELIWREFFMQILFHFPKVVTQNFRGKYDKIQWLNSKIDFEAWCNGKTGYPLVDAGMRELNETGYMHNRVRMITASFLCKHLLIDWRWGEAYFSKKLLDYELSSNNGNWQWVAGTGCDSAPYFRIFNPTEQLKKFDPYLSYVKKWVPEFETSDYPNPIIEHKYARKRALETYKTGLKTK comes from the coding sequence ATGAAGGTTAATCTATTTTGGTTTAGAAGAGATTTAAGATTGGAAGATAATACAGCATTAAATGCTGCAATGAATGCAACCAATAATATTTTGCCTCTTTTTATTTTTGATGAAGAGATACTGCATGAACTCCCCGAAAATGATGCGCGTGTTAACTTCATATATAATACGCTTTACAATTTGAATCAGCATTTACTTAAAAATAATTCATCTCTTTTGATCTTAAAAGGAAAGCCTGAAGAGGTTTGGGAAAAACTCATTAAAAATTATACAATAGAAAATGTATTTATTAATAAAGATTATGAACCTTATGCTATAAAAAGAGATCTAAAAATTAAAGGTTTATTATCAAAAAATGGCTGTCAATTAATAAGTTTCAAAGATCAAGTAATTCATGAAGAATCTGAAGTTAAGAAAGCCGATGGAAAGCCTTATACCATTTTCACACCTTATAAAAACAAATGGTTAAAAGTTTATACATCCAAAAAAGTTGAAACATTAGTACATTTCAATAAATTTTATAAAGAAAAACATCTTTTTCCAAAATTAGAAGATTTAGGATTTAAAAGTTCTAAAATTGTTGTAAAACCTTATACACTTAAGGCTATTAACAATTATACTGAAACTCGAAATTTTCCTTACTTAGATTCTAATAGCTATTTAAGTCCACATCTCCGTTTTGGAACAGTTAGCATACGTCAAATTATAGCTGAGCTTAAAGGTAACTACGAAGTGTTTTTAAATGAACTTATTTGGAGAGAGTTTTTTATGCAGATTTTGTTTCATTTTCCAAAAGTAGTGACTCAAAATTTTCGTGGTAAGTATGACAAAATTCAATGGTTAAATAGTAAAATAGACTTTGAAGCTTGGTGTAATGGAAAAACAGGATATCCACTTGTTGATGCAGGAATGAGAGAGTTAAATGAAACAGGTTATATGCACAATAGAGTACGAATGATAACAGCCAGTTTCTTATGTAAGCATCTTTTAATTGATTGGAGATGGGGAGAAGCATATTTTTCAAAAAAGTTACTTGATTATGAATTATCGTCAAACAATGGAAATTGGCAGTGGGTAGCAGGTACGGGGTGTGATTCTGCTCCATATTTTAGAATTTTTAATCCAACAGAGCAGTTAAAAAAATTTGATCCTTATCTAAGTTATGTAAAAAAATGGGTGCCTGAATTTGAAACATCAGACTACCCAAACCCTATAATTGAACATAAATATGCAAGAAAAAGAGCTTTAGAAACATATAAAACAGGGCTAAAAACTAAATAG